From a region of the Corythoichthys intestinalis isolate RoL2023-P3 chromosome 7, ASM3026506v1, whole genome shotgun sequence genome:
- the gpr17 gene encoding uracil nucleotide/cysteinyl leukotriene receptor isoform X2 has translation MESATTELPYLVSNQTSQSCVVETAMENVLFGSFYILVFFLALNGNSLALWIFSHQRGTSSPANVFLIHLAVADLSYVFILPLRATYHLTGGHWPFGEVPCRLAGFLFYVNMYASLYFLACVAVDRYLAVVHAVRSMKVRRARYANIISFSLWALVTVSMAPLLVTHQTLEVDGTTVCLQLYREKASRKALISLAVAFTPPFLATLSCYLLIIRSLHRGSRLEPTLKLRALRTIGLVMLIYVVCFLPYHASRATFILGYAHPEVSCQTRRGLSLANRLTSLLTCLNGAMDPLIYLFGAEKFRGTLVRLLCKDKAMAASGATSGELKGTHESSVSAKSEF, from the coding sequence ATGGAGTCGGCCACGACCGAGCTACCGTACCTGGTGTCCAATCAGACGTCCCAAAGCTGCGTGGTTGAAACTGCGATGGAGAACGTCCTATTTGGGAGCTTCTACATCCTGGTGTTTTTCCTGGCGCTAAACGGCAACAGCCTGGCACTCTGGATATTCTCCCACCAGCGCGGCACGTCCTCCCCAGCCAACGTCTTCCTGATACATCTAGCTGTGGCTGACCTGTCTTATGTGTTTATCCTCCCCCTGAGGGCTACCTACCACCTCACTGGGGGCCACTGGCCCTTCGGAGAAGTGCCTTGCCGATTGGCGGGCTTCCTGTTTTACGTCAACATGTATGCTAGCTTGTACTTCCTGGCATGCGTCGCAGTGGACCGCTATCTAGCGGTAGTCCACGCCGTCCGTTCAATGAAGGTGCGCCGCGCCCGCTATGCCAACATCATTAGTTTCAGTTTGTGGGCGTTGGTTACCGTCTCAATGGCGCCTCTGCTGGTGACCCACCAGACCTTGGAGGTGGACGGTACGACTGTATGCTTGCAGCTTTACCGGGAGAAAGCTTCTCGCAAGGCGCTGATTTCCCTCgccgttgcttttacgccacctTTCCTGGCTACCTTATCCTGCTACCTACTCATCATCCGTAGCCTGCACCGAGGGTCCCGTCTGGAGCCCACCCTAAAGCTAAGGGCACTGCGTACCATCGGTCTAGTCATGCTAATATACGTGGTATGCTTCCTCCCCTACCATGCTAGCCGCGCAACCTTCATCCTGGGATACGCCCACCCGGAAGTGTCTTGCCAGACGCGCCGAGGCCTGAGCCTGGCCAACCGGCTCACGTCGCTCTTGACCTGCCTCAACGGCGCCATGGATCCGCTCATCTACCTGTTTGGCGCGGAGAAGTTTCGTGGTACCTTGGTACGACTTCTGTGCAAAGACAAGGCGATGGCAGCGTCAGGGGCTACCAGTGGGGAATTAAAAGGCACTCACGAGAGTTCTGTGAGTGCCAAGTCAGAATTTTAA
- the gpr17 gene encoding uracil nucleotide/cysteinyl leukotriene receptor isoform X1 — MSRIKRKDTKMESATTELPYLVSNQTSQSCVVETAMENVLFGSFYILVFFLALNGNSLALWIFSHQRGTSSPANVFLIHLAVADLSYVFILPLRATYHLTGGHWPFGEVPCRLAGFLFYVNMYASLYFLACVAVDRYLAVVHAVRSMKVRRARYANIISFSLWALVTVSMAPLLVTHQTLEVDGTTVCLQLYREKASRKALISLAVAFTPPFLATLSCYLLIIRSLHRGSRLEPTLKLRALRTIGLVMLIYVVCFLPYHASRATFILGYAHPEVSCQTRRGLSLANRLTSLLTCLNGAMDPLIYLFGAEKFRGTLVRLLCKDKAMAASGATSGELKGTHESSVSAKSEF; from the coding sequence ACACCAAGATGGAGTCGGCCACGACCGAGCTACCGTACCTGGTGTCCAATCAGACGTCCCAAAGCTGCGTGGTTGAAACTGCGATGGAGAACGTCCTATTTGGGAGCTTCTACATCCTGGTGTTTTTCCTGGCGCTAAACGGCAACAGCCTGGCACTCTGGATATTCTCCCACCAGCGCGGCACGTCCTCCCCAGCCAACGTCTTCCTGATACATCTAGCTGTGGCTGACCTGTCTTATGTGTTTATCCTCCCCCTGAGGGCTACCTACCACCTCACTGGGGGCCACTGGCCCTTCGGAGAAGTGCCTTGCCGATTGGCGGGCTTCCTGTTTTACGTCAACATGTATGCTAGCTTGTACTTCCTGGCATGCGTCGCAGTGGACCGCTATCTAGCGGTAGTCCACGCCGTCCGTTCAATGAAGGTGCGCCGCGCCCGCTATGCCAACATCATTAGTTTCAGTTTGTGGGCGTTGGTTACCGTCTCAATGGCGCCTCTGCTGGTGACCCACCAGACCTTGGAGGTGGACGGTACGACTGTATGCTTGCAGCTTTACCGGGAGAAAGCTTCTCGCAAGGCGCTGATTTCCCTCgccgttgcttttacgccacctTTCCTGGCTACCTTATCCTGCTACCTACTCATCATCCGTAGCCTGCACCGAGGGTCCCGTCTGGAGCCCACCCTAAAGCTAAGGGCACTGCGTACCATCGGTCTAGTCATGCTAATATACGTGGTATGCTTCCTCCCCTACCATGCTAGCCGCGCAACCTTCATCCTGGGATACGCCCACCCGGAAGTGTCTTGCCAGACGCGCCGAGGCCTGAGCCTGGCCAACCGGCTCACGTCGCTCTTGACCTGCCTCAACGGCGCCATGGATCCGCTCATCTACCTGTTTGGCGCGGAGAAGTTTCGTGGTACCTTGGTACGACTTCTGTGCAAAGACAAGGCGATGGCAGCGTCAGGGGCTACCAGTGGGGAATTAAAAGGCACTCACGAGAGTTCTGTGAGTGCCAAGTCAGAATTTTAA